A genomic segment from Desulfurispirillum indicum S5 encodes:
- the nifN gene encoding nitrogenase iron-molybdenum cofactor biosynthesis protein NifN: MNHRNLHVNPLKKSSVFGATLAMLGIDQALALHHGSQGCTAFTKNILTQHFREITPMQTTALCDIATIMGDDVNLHEGLNTIITKAQPRLVGLITTGVSETKGDDVEGGVRRFYEKYPQHAGVPVITINTPDYQGDAQWGYVQAVQALLDQLPIAKQPVNSRQITVLASMALTPGDAEELKEIIADFDLEAIVLPDLGATMGGGVDHYIKVPEGDYPLEKLLQVGASAHTIAIGASMEEVARSLQERFGTPISLLPSLIGVHNSDNFIMALSRISAKPVPQKYSRQRRQLLDAMLDSHFFYNGKSVIIAAESDLALSMADFLHHETGLDIACAIVSHRLPGESDPHYPILTGDLGDLEDLANGCSAIITNSNGILASTRKNIPLLRVGYPIKDRLGEQLKVFIGYRGSRNLVYELGNIFLEQDEEASFHYKNIRGVPA, translated from the coding sequence ATGAACCATCGCAACCTGCACGTCAATCCACTGAAAAAAAGCTCCGTCTTCGGTGCCACCCTGGCCATGCTGGGTATAGACCAGGCGCTGGCGCTGCATCACGGTTCCCAGGGCTGCACGGCCTTCACCAAGAATATCCTCACCCAGCACTTCCGCGAAATCACCCCCATGCAGACCACGGCCCTGTGCGATATTGCCACCATCATGGGCGACGACGTCAATCTGCACGAGGGGCTTAATACCATCATCACCAAAGCCCAGCCGCGCCTGGTGGGCCTGATCACCACCGGCGTCAGCGAAACCAAAGGCGACGATGTGGAAGGCGGTGTCAGGCGTTTCTACGAAAAATATCCCCAGCACGCAGGGGTACCCGTCATCACCATCAACACCCCCGACTACCAGGGCGACGCCCAGTGGGGCTATGTGCAGGCCGTGCAGGCCCTGCTTGACCAGCTGCCCATCGCGAAGCAGCCCGTCAACTCCCGTCAGATCACCGTGCTGGCCAGCATGGCCCTGACGCCGGGAGATGCGGAAGAGCTGAAGGAAATTATCGCCGACTTCGACCTGGAGGCCATCGTCCTGCCCGACCTGGGGGCCACCATGGGCGGCGGCGTGGATCATTACATCAAGGTGCCCGAAGGCGACTACCCCCTGGAAAAACTGCTGCAGGTGGGGGCGTCGGCCCACACCATTGCCATCGGCGCCAGCATGGAGGAAGTCGCCCGCAGCCTGCAAGAGCGCTTTGGTACCCCCATCAGCCTGCTTCCTTCCCTGATCGGAGTTCACAACAGCGACAACTTCATTATGGCCCTCAGCCGCATCAGCGCAAAGCCCGTGCCGCAAAAATACAGCCGCCAGCGCCGCCAGCTGCTGGACGCCATGCTGGACAGCCACTTCTTCTATAACGGCAAAAGCGTCATCATCGCCGCCGAGTCGGACCTGGCCCTCAGCATGGCCGACTTTCTGCACCACGAAACTGGCCTGGACATCGCCTGCGCCATCGTCAGCCACCGCCTGCCAGGCGAATCCGACCCCCACTACCCCATACTCACCGGCGACCTGGGCGACCTGGAAGACCTGGCCAACGGCTGCAGCGCCATCATCACCAACAGCAACGGCATCCTGGCCTCCACCAGGAAAAACATCCCCCTGCTGCGGGTAGGCTATCCCATCAAGGATCGCCTCGGCGAACAACTGAAAGTCTTTATCGGCTACCGGGGCAGCCGCAATCTGGTCTACGAGCTTGGCAATATCTTTCTGGAACAGGACGAAGAAGCATCATTTCATTACAAGAACATTCGAGGAGTACCGGCATGA
- the nifX gene encoding nitrogen fixation protein NifX: protein MKVAFCTNSLKEVDEHFGRSHQMAIYNVKPEGYEFVEVREMGAVDSAQDAHASSIERKVQRIKDCAIVYMTEIGGPAAATVVRSKIHPVKVPAPQPIEDILASLQKVLAGSPPPWLRKIMQQEG, encoded by the coding sequence ATGAAAGTCGCATTCTGCACCAACAGCCTCAAGGAAGTGGACGAACACTTTGGCCGCTCCCACCAGATGGCCATCTACAACGTGAAACCCGAAGGGTATGAATTCGTGGAAGTACGGGAAATGGGCGCCGTGGACAGCGCCCAGGACGCCCACGCCAGCAGCATCGAACGCAAAGTGCAACGCATCAAAGACTGCGCCATCGTGTACATGACCGAAATCGGTGGCCCCGCAGCCGCAACCGTCGTGCGTTCAAAAATTCACCCCGTGAAAGTTCCCGCACCCCAGCCCATCGAGGACATCCTGGCATCACTGCAGAAAGTGCTGGCCGGATCGCCGCCACCCTGGTTGCGCAAAATCATGCAGCAGGAGGGGTAA
- a CDS encoding nucleotidyltransferase domain-containing protein has translation MATETAIPGLSAELTSQLREELAKHPAISKAILFGSRAKGNFRPNSDIDLCLIAPELSFSEYLQVADAIDEILFPYSVDLILAHQVENPDVMEHIERVGVIVFSAFP, from the coding sequence ATGGCTACTGAAACAGCTATTCCCGGCTTATCCGCAGAACTCACCAGCCAGTTGCGCGAAGAGCTGGCGAAACACCCCGCAATCTCAAAAGCCATCCTGTTTGGGTCACGCGCCAAAGGAAACTTCCGACCCAACTCGGATATCGACCTGTGCCTGATAGCACCGGAACTCAGCTTCAGTGAATACCTGCAAGTGGCTGATGCTATTGATGAAATACTCTTTCCCTACAGCGTTGACCTGATCCTGGCCCATCAGGTGGAAAACCCTGACGTCATGGAACACATAGAGCGCGTTGGGGTAATAGTGTTTTCAGCATTTCCCTGA
- a CDS encoding nucleotidyltransferase substrate binding protein, which translates to MQQQDIRWHQRLNNYTAAFNELDEAVILSKQRQLSKLEEQGLIQAFEYTYELAWNCLKDFYQAQGETGIQGSRDAIRLAFERGLIQEGSTWLAMVKSRTLTSHTYNRETARQIACEIREHYHPLLLQLLHTLQGYRSNGY; encoded by the coding sequence ATGCAACAGCAAGACATACGATGGCATCAAAGGCTTAACAATTATACTGCAGCATTCAATGAGCTGGATGAGGCGGTCATCCTGAGCAAGCAGCGCCAACTCAGCAAACTCGAAGAACAAGGGCTGATCCAGGCCTTTGAATACACCTATGAATTAGCGTGGAATTGCCTGAAGGATTTTTATCAGGCACAGGGGGAGACAGGCATTCAGGGCAGCCGCGATGCCATCCGATTGGCTTTTGAGCGGGGCCTGATTCAAGAAGGAAGCACCTGGCTTGCCATGGTAAAAAGTCGCACCCTTACCTCGCACACATACAACAGAGAGACCGCTCGTCAGATCGCCTGCGAAATCCGCGAACACTACCACCCCCTATTGTTGCAACTCCTGCACACACTCCAGGGGTACAGAAGCAATGGCTACTGA
- the sugE gene encoding quaternary ammonium compound efflux SMR transporter SugE: protein MAWIILAIAGLFEVAWAIGLKYTEGFSRLWPTVGTVLAMAVSLWLLGVAMKSLPVGTAYAIWVGVGAVGTVILGIVLFGEPVNVARLISVALIIAGIIGLKLATTA, encoded by the coding sequence ATGGCCTGGATTATTCTTGCCATTGCAGGGTTGTTTGAGGTGGCCTGGGCGATTGGGCTGAAGTACACTGAGGGCTTCAGCCGGCTGTGGCCGACGGTCGGGACGGTATTGGCCATGGCGGTCAGTCTCTGGCTGCTGGGTGTGGCGATGAAGTCGCTGCCGGTGGGTACGGCCTATGCCATCTGGGTGGGCGTGGGCGCGGTGGGAACTGTGATACTGGGTATTGTGCTGTTTGGGGAGCCGGTCAATGTGGCTCGTCTTATCAGCGTGGCCCTGATTATTGCCGGTATCATCGGCCTGAAGCTTGCGACTACGGCTTGA
- a CDS encoding mechanosensitive ion channel family protein — translation MHESMKKWLSAYGVEMTELVMVISALALIFTISLVIHVVLHWGVIRNAERMARKSATPWKSAFFERSLFNRLALALQGIIIYVQADLWLSPEVFVQPLLQTLAHLWVLFFALLSLFSLLDTLLDLTRDTALSRALPLRGISQGIKLVGSILIGILIIAALIGKSPVILFSGLGAMTAITMLVFKDPIMGLVAGIQLSANNMLSVGDWLEMPKYGADGDVIDIGLTTVKVRNWDNTITAIPTSALISDSFVNWRGMTDSGGRRIKRSFFIDASTVHFLDESELERLHKAKLLGPYLDKKINEINEYNRELQADLSSLVNGRRLTNLGTLRAYLQEYLTNHPQIHKGMTLMVRQLQPGSSGIPIELYCFTNTTRWVEYESIQSDIFDHILAVLPEFNLRVHQAPTGYDMRAMGREL, via the coding sequence ATGCATGAATCGATGAAGAAATGGCTTTCGGCGTATGGTGTGGAAATGACGGAGCTGGTGATGGTGATTTCGGCACTGGCGCTGATTTTTACCATATCCCTTGTGATTCACGTTGTTCTGCACTGGGGGGTCATTCGCAATGCTGAACGCATGGCGCGTAAGTCAGCAACTCCCTGGAAGTCGGCTTTTTTCGAGCGCAGTCTCTTTAATCGTCTGGCTTTGGCGCTGCAGGGTATTATCATCTATGTTCAGGCTGATCTGTGGCTCAGCCCTGAGGTGTTTGTCCAGCCTCTGCTGCAGACCCTTGCGCACCTGTGGGTTCTCTTCTTCGCATTGCTTTCGCTGTTCTCACTGCTGGATACTCTGCTGGATCTGACACGCGATACGGCGCTGTCCCGTGCGCTGCCGCTGCGGGGCATCTCCCAGGGGATCAAGCTGGTTGGCTCAATTCTGATTGGCATCCTGATTATTGCTGCCCTTATCGGCAAGTCGCCGGTTATCCTCTTCAGCGGTTTGGGTGCCATGACCGCCATTACCATGTTGGTGTTCAAGGATCCCATCATGGGTCTGGTGGCGGGTATTCAGCTTTCTGCCAATAACATGCTCTCGGTGGGCGACTGGCTGGAGATGCCCAAGTACGGGGCCGATGGCGATGTTATTGATATAGGATTGACGACGGTCAAGGTTCGCAATTGGGATAATACCATTACCGCTATTCCCACTTCGGCGCTGATTTCCGACTCCTTTGTCAACTGGCGGGGTATGACCGATTCCGGTGGCAGGCGCATCAAACGCAGCTTTTTCATTGATGCCAGCACGGTGCACTTCCTGGATGAAAGCGAGCTGGAGCGTCTGCACAAGGCGAAACTGCTGGGGCCCTATCTTGATAAGAAAATCAATGAGATCAATGAATATAATCGGGAGCTGCAGGCCGACCTCTCATCCCTGGTGAATGGGCGTCGTCTGACCAACCTGGGTACCCTGCGCGCCTATCTGCAGGAGTACCTGACCAACCATCCGCAGATTCACAAGGGGATGACCCTGATGGTTCGCCAGCTGCAGCCAGGATCAAGCGGTATTCCCATTGAGCTCTACTGCTTTACCAATACCACGCGCTGGGTTGAGTACGAGAGTATCCAGTCGGATATCTTTGACCATATTCTGGCGGTTCTGCCTGAGTTCAATCTGCGGGTGCACCAGGCACCAACAGGTTACGACATGCGGGCCATGGGCAGGGAACTCTGA
- a CDS encoding DUF269 domain-containing protein — translation MTSSVPFFTSLVEKLRSYDSYGSWKNKTDAQIVQPLIKTKEDKKQIDTNTAPDQRHLWFVRMFFEAVALAAEKRTGAMMVVALDINFEGFGRALIFHEERILLHRSLRNVQKFGFASLEELTGEGEKLVAIIGERFADSGN, via the coding sequence ATGACAAGTTCTGTCCCTTTCTTCACCAGTTTGGTTGAAAAGCTACGCAGTTATGACAGCTATGGCAGCTGGAAGAACAAAACCGATGCGCAGATTGTGCAGCCCCTCATAAAAACCAAAGAAGACAAGAAGCAGATCGACACCAACACGGCACCGGATCAGCGGCATTTGTGGTTTGTGCGTATGTTCTTCGAGGCGGTGGCCCTGGCAGCCGAGAAGCGGACGGGTGCCATGATGGTGGTGGCCCTTGATATCAACTTTGAGGGGTTTGGTCGCGCGTTGATTTTCCACGAAGAGCGAATCTTGTTGCATCGCAGCCTGCGCAATGTGCAGAAATTTGGTTTCGCCAGCCTGGAAGAGCTGACCGGTGAGGGGGAAAAGCTGGTGGCGATAATCGGGGAGCGCTTTGCCGATTCCGGGAATTGA
- a CDS encoding RNA recognition motif domain-containing protein yields MKSIYVGNLPFSTTEDELGNLFAEYGDVYSIKLIADRETGKLRGFAFVEMEDNESLAAIEALDGFEFGGRKLRVNEARPRNF; encoded by the coding sequence ATGAAGTCTATCTATGTTGGCAACCTGCCATTCAGCACCACTGAAGACGAACTGGGCAACCTCTTTGCAGAGTATGGTGACGTGTACTCCATCAAGCTGATCGCTGACCGTGAAACCGGCAAACTGCGCGGTTTTGCCTTTGTTGAAATGGAAGACAACGAGAGCCTGGCGGCTATCGAAGCCCTTGACGGCTTTGAGTTCGGCGGACGCAAACTGCGTGTGAACGAGGCTCGTCCCCGCAACTTCTAA
- a CDS encoding universal stress protein: MEDTDKVVLGCVDGSSLSDAVADYSGWIAARIQRPLTFLNTIERDNQEPRTDMTGNIGLGTRDDLLEALASEDNEASKLRIAAGKEALERARQRATVFGATAQILQRHGKLYENVVELHDAMRVLVLGLRGEDTQSAEDRVGSQVEVIIRSLNEPILLVTEDFVPPRSVLLAYDGSQKSRKALEMVATSPLFKTLPCHVVHVGTQESQSQELLSDAAKSLQQNGVNASFAALQGDDVVTALLNYQVEHDVDMIVMGAFSKNRLRTTLFGSFTATMISRTRKSLLLLR; the protein is encoded by the coding sequence ATGGAAGATACCGACAAAGTCGTACTGGGATGTGTAGACGGATCGTCCTTGAGTGATGCCGTAGCCGACTACAGCGGCTGGATCGCGGCTCGCATCCAGCGTCCCCTGACCTTCCTCAATACTATTGAGCGCGATAATCAGGAGCCACGCACCGACATGACCGGCAATATCGGCCTGGGCACCCGGGATGACCTGCTGGAAGCCCTTGCCAGCGAAGACAACGAAGCCAGCAAGCTGCGTATCGCAGCTGGTAAAGAAGCCCTGGAGCGGGCTAGGCAGCGCGCGACTGTTTTTGGAGCAACCGCCCAGATTCTGCAGCGTCACGGCAAACTCTACGAGAACGTGGTGGAGCTGCATGACGCCATGCGAGTGCTGGTTCTGGGACTGCGGGGCGAAGACACCCAAAGCGCCGAAGACCGGGTGGGCTCCCAGGTGGAAGTGATCATTCGCTCCCTCAACGAACCCATCCTGCTGGTAACCGAAGACTTTGTCCCTCCCCGCAGCGTCCTGCTGGCCTATGACGGTTCGCAGAAAAGCCGCAAGGCCCTGGAAATGGTGGCCACCAGCCCTCTGTTCAAAACCCTGCCCTGCCATGTGGTCCATGTGGGCACTCAGGAAAGCCAATCACAGGAACTCCTGAGCGATGCCGCTAAATCACTGCAGCAAAACGGAGTGAACGCCAGCTTTGCGGCGCTGCAAGGCGATGACGTCGTGACAGCCCTGCTGAACTACCAGGTAGAGCACGATGTGGATATGATTGTCATGGGCGCTTTCAGCAAGAACCGCCTGCGCACCACCCTCTTTGGCAGCTTTACTGCCACTATGATTTCCCGTACCCGCAAGTCACTTTTGCTGCTGCGCTGA
- a CDS encoding SulP family inorganic anion transporter → MFLLSTKKDWLGNVRGDLLAGLVVALALIPEAIAFSIIAGVDPKVGLYASFCIAVLISIVGGRPGMISAATGAMALLMVTLVRDHGLEYLLAATLLTGIIQIAMGYLKVAHLMSFVARAVVIGFVNALAILIFLAQIPELTNVTWHVYAMTAAGLAIIYLFPYLPKIGKLLPSPLVTILILTGAALVLGLDIRTVGDMGQLPDTLPIFLWPDVPLTLETLLIILPYSAALAVVGLLESLMTATIVDDLTNSKSDKHRECKGQGLANIFSGFMGGMAGCAMIGQSIINIKSGGRGRLSTLSAGVYLLIMVVFLSDYISLIPMAALVAVMIMVSIGTFDWGYLKRARTLPLSTNIVVLSTVVVVVVTHNLAYGVLTGVLLASLFFANKISHFMYCRSDLNESGEARTYRIVGQVFFNSADRFVDFFDTREVINKVVIDLSRAHFWDISAVNALDKAILKFRREGTEVELIGQNEASKTIIDRFGVHDKPEELQRVLGEH, encoded by the coding sequence GTGTTTCTGCTTTCCACAAAAAAAGATTGGCTGGGAAATGTCCGCGGAGATTTGCTGGCTGGGCTGGTTGTTGCCCTCGCCCTCATTCCCGAAGCCATTGCCTTTTCCATTATCGCAGGTGTTGATCCCAAAGTCGGCCTGTACGCTTCCTTCTGCATAGCCGTGCTGATTTCCATCGTTGGCGGCCGCCCCGGCATGATCAGCGCCGCCACCGGTGCCATGGCCCTGCTCATGGTGACCCTGGTACGGGACCATGGGCTGGAGTACCTGCTGGCAGCCACTCTGCTGACGGGCATTATTCAAATTGCCATGGGCTACCTCAAAGTAGCCCACCTCATGAGCTTTGTGGCCCGCGCCGTCGTCATTGGCTTTGTAAACGCCTTGGCCATACTCATATTTCTGGCCCAGATCCCCGAACTGACAAATGTTACCTGGCATGTATACGCCATGACAGCGGCAGGTCTGGCCATTATCTACCTCTTCCCCTACCTGCCCAAAATCGGCAAACTGCTGCCTTCGCCGCTGGTGACCATTCTGATTCTGACGGGTGCAGCCCTGGTGCTGGGCCTGGATATACGCACCGTTGGTGATATGGGCCAGTTACCCGATACGCTGCCCATCTTCCTGTGGCCCGATGTACCCCTGACCCTGGAAACACTTCTGATCATCCTGCCCTATTCGGCAGCGCTGGCTGTTGTGGGCCTGCTGGAATCCCTGATGACCGCCACCATCGTCGATGATCTGACCAACAGTAAAAGCGATAAACACCGCGAATGCAAGGGGCAGGGACTTGCCAATATCTTCTCCGGCTTCATGGGTGGCATGGCTGGCTGCGCCATGATCGGCCAGTCCATCATCAACATCAAATCCGGTGGCCGCGGCAGGCTTTCTACCCTGTCAGCTGGTGTCTACCTGCTTATCATGGTGGTGTTCCTCAGCGACTACATCTCCCTGATCCCCATGGCTGCCCTGGTGGCGGTGATGATCATGGTATCCATTGGCACCTTCGACTGGGGCTACCTCAAGCGCGCACGCACCCTGCCCCTTTCCACCAATATCGTTGTCCTCTCCACAGTCGTGGTGGTGGTCGTGACCCACAATCTGGCCTACGGTGTTCTGACCGGCGTTTTGCTGGCTTCACTCTTTTTTGCCAACAAAATCAGCCACTTCATGTACTGTAGGAGTGATCTGAACGAGTCTGGGGAAGCGCGCACCTACCGGATTGTGGGTCAGGTTTTCTTTAACTCTGCCGATCGTTTTGTGGACTTCTTTGACACCAGAGAAGTTATCAACAAGGTCGTCATTGACCTGAGTCGGGCCCACTTCTGGGACATTTCGGCGGTCAATGCCCTGGATAAGGCCATTCTGAAATTTCGCCGCGAAGGAACAGAAGTCGAACTGATTGGCCAGAATGAGGCCAGCAAGACCATCATCGACCGCTTCGGCGTGCACGACAAGCCTGAAGAACTGCAACGGGTACTGGGAGAACACTGA